The DNA window GTGGCGAGGGAAAAGAGCCGATGCGACCGAGTTAACGTTGTGCAACAGCGTGGGCAGTGCGTGCAGCGACGGCTGCTACTACATGACACGCGCCAATGCAGTATTTCTGCATCGTATTAGCGAATCAGTAACAGTAGGCAAAGGACCTCCGGTCCCTCCTTTTTCTTCAGCGATAAGAAGGTACCGGGAAGGGTAGCGCGCTTCGCCGCGCCCGTTCTGGTTCTATGCTGCCGTGCATCGTGATTCGTGATAGGGCGCATGCAGAACAACAAAAATGATAAGCAGATGGGAAGCTGTTAGCTTATTTTCATCGTACGCATATAGGACTGATTAAAGTCTGCGCTTCACAAGCAGACCAAAAGACCAGGGTGGTCTGGGTATTATAAATTCGCTGATCATGAATGAGTGCTTGCTTGTGAAGTGGATTTGGAAAATTGTAAAAGGGGGTAATGGCACTTTTGGCTGCAACTGCTAGAGGCCGAATACATGCCTGATGGGAATTTCTTCAACTCAAAATGGAAGGGGACCTCGCAATTCTGGTAGGGGCTGCACAAAGTCAAACATCTTATGAAGTGGGGGCGATCCACCAAGTGCGGGATGGCAGACTGACATCCTGACCTGTTTAGAATCTGTGAAGATCCAACTGTGTTGGTGGCGGACTGCTGGGATAGTGATGGTTGGATGATTAGCTTTAGGAGAAGCTTAGCCCCAGGGGAGGAGGCAAGCTGGGCTGagctccttggccttctccaggATAAACAGTTAGAGGAGGGTGATAGAGATACAGTGACCTGGGCTCTTGACAACTCAAAAACATTCACCACCAAGTCCCTGTATAGGTTTGTCACGCACAGGGGTGTGTGCATCCCTAAAGCAGAAAATGTGTGGAAATCCAAACTCCCCTTAAAAATCAAGGTTTTTCTTTGGCAAATGAAACACGATAAATTGCAGGTTGCGACCTCGCTCAAAAAAAGAGGATGGAAGGGGGTATACACTGCTGCCTGTGTGGCAACCTTGAAAACACGAAGCATGTTTCCTTAAGTTGCTCTCTGGCTCGTTTTGCCTGGAGCCGTGTGAGGGATGCCTTTGGCTGGGCGGGTTGCCCTCGTGATCTTAGTGACCTCATGTCGGCCGGGAGGTTAACAAAAAATGTGAAAATGTCAAGGGGTTTGGCACTTTTCATTTTTGCAGGGATAACCTGGGCTATTTGGAAGATTCGAAATAAAATGGCGATTGAAAAATCCTTTCCCGAAAGCCCTTAGGTGGGGGCTACCCTCCAGGTGCAAAACCCTTATCCTCTCTCTAAAAAAAAATGGTCCATTGCAGTCGGAGCATAATTAACAAAAGATGGATGTTTAGCAGTTTTTTAGGATTTTCTAATGTTTCTTTTTCCTTAGCAAGATTGCTGTGCAGTCGGAGCATAATTAACAAGACTAATTAATAGATAGTATAAGATATGCTATGTGATAAAATGGTCCGTTGCAGTTGCGCTTGCGCTAGAGGCTACAACGAGGGTAGGTGTGGATGACCATTGACCAGGCAGTCAGCTCGAAGTCAATCACGGATGAGGTATGGCAATAATGAGACCGGCTGGCACTTCATCTTTCGGACGCATCTAAAGCCTTCTGAACTGTTATTTTCTTCCTTATGGTCTTGTTACACAGCGTAGGAGCAATATTCTGTGCTCTCGGTCAGTATTATTATCACAGTggattctttttcttttcttttttgagtGGTTATCACAGTGGATTCTAACTGAAGCCACTCCAGGTCCCCTCCCCCTCCAGTGGAACCAAATAAAGCCAACGAAATCTTAGACCAAAGTCAGATATTCGAAGCCCACCCTTATTTTTTGTTTTGCAGGTGATGGTCTATTTGATAAGGCAATGACCACCACCAACGTTTCCCCAGCACCTCGCTCTTTCACAGAAAGCTTCTTCTTTATCATTTCATCGTGGATGATGGGACAGTCATCTTAAAAACAATGATATAAAATGAAACGTGAAGATTTTAACAACAAAAACTCACCGGTACAGTGTCCCGTCATATAGGACTTAGGAGTATAGACTGGGGGTACGTATATAGTAGGCACACATGCCTTCAAAAAGTAAATGAAAGTTGTGCTCATTGTCCGATTCCCATAATTTCAGAAGACGACCCTTGTTTTTAATAGAAAAGGGCGTCTCCTCGTAAGCGCCCGGAAAGAGCCGTGGTCCTAGGTTATGCTTGCGCGGTGCTGGTGACCGGAAAGGTTGCacagtgtgtgtgcgtgtgtgcacTACTACTACTAATATAAAATGTAAAGAACTGATTCCAAGCGCGTCGATCGACGAGGGACGAGTATTTATAGGCCCACGTACTAACAGATCCATCTACCTCGcacaagctagctagctaggcagTGGTCGATGGCCGCCGCCTTAGGCGAAGCAGCCCTGCCACCAGTTGCTCCCGCAAGTGCAGCAGCTAACGCACGGCCGGTGGGCACACTAGATCCGCAGCTGTTCATGGCTGCTTGCCGCGGCGACAACAACCGGCTTAAGGAACTGCTGAGGCTGGACGACGACGAGGGGCAATCAGCAACGAGCAGGGGAACTCCCTACTGTAACGAGGTGACCAGCAACGAGGGGAACTCCCTACTCCATGtcgtcgccgcccgcgccggtgGCGCCTGCGGCGATCGGTTCGTCGACTGCGCCAAGACGATCTACCGCGGCAACAGCGGCCTCCTGGCCGCGCGCAACAAGAAGAGAGACACGCCCCTGcaccgcggcgccggcgccgggagcGCCGACATGATCTCCTGCCTCGTTGCTCTCAAGGCCGCCGAGGTGGCCGGCGACGACGGGACAGCCGTGAAGGACTTCCTGAGGGCGCGGAACGATTGCGGGGAGACCGCCCTGCACCAGGCGGTCCGCGCCGCCAGCATGACCTGCATAGACGCGCTGCTGCTGGAGGATCCAGGCCTGGCCACCGTTCCacaggagggagaggagggtgCTTCCCCATTTTACCTGGCGCTTTCACTAGGTAAACTGGATATTGCACGGTATATCTTCGATAAGAGTAAAGGCGACCTGTCCTACTCGGGACCGAACGGTCAAAATGCGTTGCATGCCGCTATTTCTCGTGGTGAAGGTACGTAGCTTGTAAAAATATTATTGTTACTACTattgcttcttcttctcctccttaaTTAGTACTACCTCCATTATAGAATAtaactattttcaaattttctcCAAATCAAACCTTTAAACTTTGACAGTAAAAAAACATAAAGATTATTGataatataaaaataatattaGTTTATTCATAATGAAATCAATTATTGCAATATAAAATCTTTTCTATTTAAAAGTAATTATTTTTAAGATATTATTAGTTAAAGATGAAAATGTTTGACTTTGATAAGTTTAAAAATTGCTATATTTTGGAACGGACGTAATACTAGATATAGCTTGGTTCCTTATTAATTATAAGTACTACCTAGTACCCCGATGGATCGATTGACAATTAATAAGGCCTCCTCCAAAAGTTGAGCCAACTGCTAGCTCATAGCAATTAAGAGATAGCATAAGAGATCACTTTATTAATGGTGAAACTCTTAGCACACAACTCAAAATATAGATGGATCTACGTATCAGCCTCACATACTCTTGGAATACGTGTATAAGATTATCTTTTGATCAAGATAAAGCTCCTCTTTCTTTTATTTCTCTCTCTTCCACCTAGACAAAATATTGTATTTTACTCCCATAAGCTAGCTGACTTGCATTGGCACTGTTGGATGAAGCCTAAGAGTGGAGATAGATGATCCGAATTAATTAAATCCACGCTGCAACCTCATATATGTGTACGCAGCGCTGGCCATGCTTCTGAATTGGTTCAAGGACCTGACGGTGGACGTGCAGCAAGCAGGCGACGACCGTCCTGCGGTCAGCGTGCCTCTCGTCTCGCATCTGGCGCAGCAAAGGGACAAGAAGACGGGGAGCAACCCTCTCCACCTGGCTGCGTCGCTGGAGGGGTGGCCGTACGTCGGGATTCTTTCCATGTGGTTCCCGGATGTCTGGCCGCGGCCCAGATCGGCGGTCGCGCTGCTGCTGGAGGCCAACAGATGCGCGGCGTACCAGCCGGACGCTCAGGGACTGTACCCGATCCACGTCGCGGCCATGGCCGGCAGCCTCGACGCGGTCAGGGCCATGCTGGAGGCGTGCCCGGACTGCGCCACCCTGCGGGACGCCGGAGGAAGGACcttcctccacgccgccgtcgaGGCGGAGGCGTACGGCGTGGTCGAATTCGCCTGCCGCCGGGCGCCGCCGAAAGGATCGTTCCCATCGTCCGTGCTTAACATGCAGGATGACAACGGAGACACGGCCGTCCACCGAGCCGTCCACGTTGGGAATCTGCCCGTGTTTAACTGCCTAATCCGGAATCGGCACGTGCATCTGAGCATACCGAACAAGGATGCGTTGACGCCTTATGACCTTTCATGGGTTAGAATCCCTTCGTCGTTTTATTATGATTCGGTAAGTAACAATAACTACTACTATacataataatatatatatatctatcatTTACACAAatttaattatatatatatagacacaCACACAAACATATATCTTCGCATGCAGAACCCAAGGGGTCTCATACAGTTGTCACTACAATTTGTGGGAGCTCCATGCGGTGGAAGCCGCCCCGACCTCTTATTCGGAGAACACATCCCAAAAGGAGACGACGACGAGGTCTCGGCGCATCTAACGAATGCAGCCCAGATGCTGGGCGTTGTGTCTGTTCTTGTCGCGACCGTGACATTCGCGTCAGCTTTCACGCTGCCCGGAGGCTACCAGCAGCAAGCCGGCTCGGATGGCATCATCGGCACACCGTTGCTCGCTGGGAGCTATGCCTTTGACGCCTTCATCCTATCCACCACGCTGGCATTCATCTGCTCGTGCATGGCGACCTTTAGCCTCGTCTTTGCTGGGGTGCCTGCGATGGACATCTCTTTGCGCTCCTGGTACTTCGAAGTTTCTGCCCTCTTGCTGCGGAGTTCTGGGAGAAGCCTGGTCGTCGCCTTTGCTTTGGGGTTGTACCTGGTGCTGGCCCCAATTGCTCACGCGACCGCGACCGCCGTCTGCGTGATTATTTTTGTATCTTTGCTCTACGGGAACTCCGAAGCCTGGCAGATCCTTCGTGTCGCAGATACGGCCCGTGCAAGATTGGGAGCTCGAATGGATGTAGCATGGACTTTTGGGCTTACGTTCTATAACGTCTTTGTAAATGTGTTTGTCAACTTCTGGTCCTTCATAATAATCTTCGGATACCCAGCAGCAATTCGGATGGCGGTGCATGTGCATGCAAAGTAGTTCACTACAGTACCCTTCGCTTGCCTTGCCTTGGTTACCATCCTGCTACTTCACCAGGGCACAAAAACCTGTGTGTGCGCCATGTTTGTTCTCTTCCTTCCAAAAGTACACAGTATGTATCATCAATCGGTGTGATGTTCCAATAATAAATCATTTGTTCCCTTGTATGTATCATCCATGAATGCATCATTTGTTTCCTTTATTCTTACGCTTTGTGCCATCGTAAATGCCCAACAATGGTCAAAGCAATACTAGGGGTGTGTTTGGAGGGCTTCTTCCAATATTTTTTTTTACAGAACACAATACAGACAGACGCTTACATATGCGTCTTCTCTTATGAGCAGCTTCTGATAAAACTCTGACAGACCCTTTAGAAAAGGATTATCATGCAATGTAATACAGAATGCATCGAGAGAGATATGTATGAGACCCATGTGAATTTCTATACTAGCAACCTAACATATATGACTTCCCATGAATTAGGACTTGGGAAGAATAAACTACTGGTTAACTGAGGAGAGTAATTTCTGATCCTCTTTGAGTGAGGTGCAATACTCTCAAATATTGTAAACACTCATATATCAAAACAAAACAGTAGTTGCATAATACTGCAGTCGACGGCACACGCGCTGACGGCAGTTGAGGTCATTCGTTCCTAACTACACGCTAATTTAAACTTTATTTATAGTTGATATTCAGAAATTAATAATACTGCAGTTGCACGCATAATATTCCAACAAGATGAAGTACATTCCTGATT is part of the Panicum hallii strain FIL2 chromosome 2, PHallii_v3.1, whole genome shotgun sequence genome and encodes:
- the LOC112881201 gene encoding protein ACCELERATED CELL DEATH 6-like — protein: MAAALGEAALPPVAPASAAANARPVGTLDPQLFMAACRGDNNRLKELLRLDDDEGQSATSRGTPYCNEVTSNEGNSLLHVVAARAGGACGDRFVDCAKTIYRGNSGLLAARNKKRDTPLHRGAGAGSADMISCLVALKAAEVAGDDGTAVKDFLRARNDCGETALHQAVRAASMTCIDALLLEDPGLATVPQEGEEGASPFYLALSLGKLDIARYIFDKSKGDLSYSGPNGQNALHAAISRGEALAMLLNWFKDLTVDVQQAGDDRPAVSVPLVSHLAQQRDKKTGSNPLHLAASLEGWPYVGILSMWFPDVWPRPRSAVALLLEANRCAAYQPDAQGLYPIHVAAMAGSLDAVRAMLEACPDCATLRDAGGRTFLHAAVEAEAYGVVEFACRRAPPKGSFPSSVLNMQDDNGDTAVHRAVHVGNLPVFNCLIRNRHVHLSIPNKDALTPYDLSWVRIPSSFYYDSNPRGLIQLSLQFVGAPCGGSRPDLLFGEHIPKGDDDEVSAHLTNAAQMLGVVSVLVATVTFASAFTLPGGYQQQAGSDGIIGTPLLAGSYAFDAFILSTTLAFICSCMATFSLVFAGVPAMDISLRSWYFEVSALLLRSSGRSLVVAFALGLYLVLAPIAHATATAVCVIIFVSLLYGNSEAWQILRVADTARARLGARMDVAWTFGLTFYNVFVNVFVNFWSFIIIFGYPAAIRMAVHVHAK